A window of the Candidatus Binataceae bacterium genome harbors these coding sequences:
- the rpoZ gene encoding DNA-directed RNA polymerase subunit omega, with amino-acid sequence MARITVEDCLEQIPNRFELVLGAAKRAKQLLKGARPLVESDNKEVVTALREIAATKVTLEEPQEK; translated from the coding sequence ATGGCGAGAATTACCGTAGAAGATTGCCTTGAGCAGATCCCCAACCGCTTCGAATTGGTCCTCGGAGCTGCCAAGCGCGCCAAGCAGCTGCTCAAAGGCGCGCGGCCACTAGTGGAAAGTGATAATAAGGAAGTCGTGACGGCACTTCGCGAGATTGCCGCCACCAAGGTCACGCTCGAAGAGCCGCAGGAGAAGTAG
- a CDS encoding RNA polymerase factor sigma-32: MVDDSIGDEEAPVVEIEEFHPVDNDEAEAPDSEDKVPRPADETSKESSDTGEGGALVPLDPLGRYLAEIRRFPLLTREEEAEIAKRYHRHHHREDAFRLVTANLRLVVKIALEVARASRNVLDLIQEGNVGLMEAVKNFDPYRGIRFPSYAVWWVRAYIYRYLINNWRLVKIGTTQAQRKLFFNLRKESDRLEAQGFRPEPKLLAQRMGVKESEVREMQERMSQNEVSLDQPSGQSEDVALVEVLPDDSHNPEEAAAADEWRNFARERVEEFAATLKDKELEIFNQRLLTEDPATLQEIGERFGISRERVRQIETRLKNRLRDFIREKAADIDEAS, translated from the coding sequence GTGGTCGACGATTCAATCGGCGACGAGGAAGCCCCGGTGGTCGAGATCGAAGAGTTTCACCCCGTCGATAACGACGAGGCCGAAGCTCCCGATTCTGAGGACAAGGTTCCGCGGCCCGCCGACGAGACCAGCAAGGAGTCCTCCGACACAGGCGAGGGCGGCGCGCTTGTTCCGCTCGATCCGTTGGGCCGCTATCTGGCCGAGATTCGGCGCTTTCCCCTGCTCACTCGCGAGGAGGAAGCCGAGATCGCCAAGCGCTACCATCGACATCACCATCGCGAGGACGCGTTTCGGCTGGTCACCGCGAACTTGCGGCTGGTCGTCAAAATCGCACTCGAAGTCGCCCGTGCCTCCCGGAACGTTCTCGACCTCATCCAGGAAGGCAATGTCGGGCTGATGGAAGCGGTCAAGAATTTCGACCCGTACCGCGGCATCCGCTTCCCTTCCTACGCGGTGTGGTGGGTTCGCGCCTACATCTATCGTTACCTGATTAACAACTGGCGGCTGGTGAAGATCGGAACCACCCAGGCGCAGCGCAAGCTTTTCTTCAATCTGCGCAAGGAGAGCGACCGACTCGAAGCACAAGGCTTCCGGCCCGAACCCAAGCTGCTCGCGCAACGTATGGGGGTGAAGGAAAGCGAAGTGCGCGAGATGCAGGAACGGATGTCACAGAACGAGGTATCGCTGGATCAGCCGAGCGGCCAGTCCGAGGATGTGGCCCTAGTGGAGGTGCTTCCCGACGATTCGCACAATCCCGAAGAGGCGGCCGCCGCGGACGAATGGCGAAACTTCGCGCGCGAGCGCGTTGAGGAATTCGCGGCGACCCTCAAGGATAAGGAACTTGAGATTTTCAACCAGCGGCTTCTGACCGAAGACCCCGCGACGCTGCAGGAAATCGGAGAACGCTTTGGAATCAGCCGCGAGCGGGTGCGGCAGATCGAGACCCGGCTCAAGAACCGCCTGCGCGATTTCATCCGCGAAAAGGCAGCCGACATCGACGAAGCCAGCTAG